TCGTGGAAGACTGAGCTATATCTGTTTTGACTGAGAGTCATGTTTGCACATCGCCCTGCCACAAACACAAGTGTGCTCATACAATACACACAAGGTCTAGCAGACGCAATGGAAACGTCAGGTCCCTCAAAGCTGTTGCCTAGCGACAGATAAAGATCACAGTGCATCAGAGGATGGCGGGCTGCTCCTGCTGATGCCTATGAGCAAACAgcatttggtttgttttggtgCAGCTCAGCATTCGGCTTTTCTCTAGCCCCTCCCTCCACTCTGCACTGATCCCCTCCTCACTCTGCACAAATCTGTTAAATAGAGCGCCTCTGGACGGTGGATTacataaataacaataacaggcaTAATATAAGCACTTTGAACCAAAAGAACAGTCCCATCATTCCTAACAGAAATACTCTTTCGAGGAAAAGAAGTATAGGTAAATGGTATGTATGTCAACAGTGTAAAAGTCAAATCGTTTTTTGGTGTCATATAAAAAGTACACAAAGATTTGAAAAGAGCTAAGACAACACCacagatattaatgaaaaaattATTATTCCTGCTTTGCTGCCATCATTCATAAGCAATCGTAAGAATTCTATCATTCTTCTAAGACGATAAATCAATATGTGCTTGAAAAAAAAGGTAGagcctcaacacacacaaggttCCACTGAAACCTACAAAAGCTGTGAAATGAACCGAAAgagagtttttttaaaattaaaggcGGCGTGCTGCGTCTCTCCTGAGTGAATGAGCAGAAAAGCAGCTCCATGACTCCAGTGATGAAGCACTGAGTTAACAGTCGGAGCAACAACAGCATTTGAGGTCACAATCTGTGCAGGGTCAGCTGGAACACCCCCAGTCCaacaaacacacgcatgcacataaGCGCACACACGCCAGCCAGGGTGGGTTAAGAAGCGCGACACAACAGGGTCATGTGTGGTCCAGCTCAACATATTGACATCAACAAACACAGTGGGTCTTTGTTATTACACTACACCACGATCTGTTATTTCAAGCTGACGAAGATTTATAGTATCTGAAAGGTTTTCAAGTACAAAGTGTTTCTTCGCTtatcaaaacatttgaaaaaaaaatctaatacaGCATATCACATTTGGTTCAGAATTAAACAGAGAATGTCTCATATTTAGTCTTTTAACTGTGATAATTAAGAGATGTAACAACCTTGACATTAGGTTCAAGCAGCAGCAACTTAATTTCAAAGGGTCAACTACCTTTTTCCAAATGATCCCTTTAAGATAGATTTAATTGATTTGACATTTACAGGCCACACCCAGATGGTAAACTAGATTTGTATAAGGCAGCAGATTTATATGGGGCAGTTTGGTTAAACTTTTGGTTTCTGTTGCCAAGAGAGAAACATTGTTACAAAGAGAATTGGCTGATTCCGCAAATCTGAGCGAAGAAGAATTGTTATAAAACATTcatcaataaaacatcaaaGTAATTGACACATTTGAGACTGAGAGAAGAAAATCAAGCTTCTGTGTCATGGAGCTGAGTCAGGTAGACGAGGTGGTTCATAAATCTGAGTGTGGCTCTGATTCATGCTGCAGCGAAGAGCAGGATAACGTATGAATCGATACCGCCCTGCCTGAGCCCAGTTGCCAAACAAAGGCAGGTCCCTGCTCTGTGTCACTGTGCTCTCAGTTAAAAGGGCCAGTTTGAGGATTGCGTGACACTGGAATTGTATtgcacacaaaaagaaacaagattGTGTATTGATGGCTGTGGTAGTATCTGAAATGAGAGTGGCCATATTTCTGTAAGAAGAGATGGGACTGACAGGGAGAGGGTGGAATATCACACTCTGGCTGTGTAATTAGCACTCCAGCTTGCATCCAGGCCCCCCCTATTGACACCTGCACCAATCTACAGACGCAGCACGTCACAACAACACCCAAGGTCCGCAGGGAAGCTCGGCTTTCCTGGGACAACTGAGGTTGCTATGGCAAcacctcctcatctctcctcttttgTTGCAGCcctcagacattttatttggagGAGTAAACTTTCTCTGTCAAACCAGACAGTATAAGATGTGGTGGTGAGACTGCGGTCTTTATGTGCGTCTCTTTAAAAGTGACATGATGTCAGTTATAGAAATCTGTGAATGAAAGAAGTGAAGGTAGAAGAATAAGAGCCAGACTGTAAAGACAAAACTAATATATTCCACACAGGAAACTACTGAGCTGCAGATAACTCTCTGCACCAAAGTGTCACACTTGTTATTCAGTATCACCCAAAATGGAGCAGTCTATACTGAAACAAAGACTTGAACATCTCACTTAATGAGTTCACACTTCGTTTCCAATGATGATAACAACgtttaaacaaaacatgttaAGTCCTGCTGACCCAAAATCCTCTGctcctctaaaaaaaaaagaagaaaaacatgcacaGCTCCAGAGCAGAGGATTCCTCTTTGGCCTGATTAAAattgcaaaacaaaaatctgtatttgcatgtatgGTAATCAGCCAATTAAAACTATCTGAAATGCTAATTCAGTGACCCATAGACTGAAACGAAATATGAGTAGCACCCCccaaagctgtttttttcttgttcctAACAAGGAAACAACAGAATAATGTTTGACAGTTaagcagagtcagggagaatGATTCAGGGTTTGAGTACTGTTTCCTCTCAGTCTGATCAGATGTGATCAAGTGTGACAATGTTTTTGGAGAGATTTAACTGCAACGCCTGCAAATTTGTTTTCTAATCAGAATAAATATTCTGGTATAAGCTGACAACAGCAATAAAGTTAACCATTTGTCACATTAGCTATGCTCCCATTTAACATTTCCTGGGAACAGCGCAGCCTTGAGTAATCAATACCCGTAAGTCTCCACTACGCCCTTGATGCCCTCTAGGTAGCTTCAGTTTGATCGTTTAGGCCATGTCTGCCACATGACACAGTCACTCCATGCTGAGACCCCTCGATGACACTGGTTTTAAAGCATCCTGCATCAGCAGGTTTCACGCTCCTGGGGAAGGATATTGTGGCTACATCGGTTTCCAACAGGGATAAAGCCTGACGAGAATCATCTGACCTGCGCTGTCtgacaaaatacaaaatctttAAAACGTTAGCTGGGAAGTAATGATGTTAAACATGGTGCTTTTTATTCCAGCTGTTTACCAAATCACATTTACACCATTTCCACCGAGTTGCTTAAACTAACTAATTTTCAAGAACCATTTTAACTCAGTACAGTGGGTGTGCTGACTGCAAGTTGATgttattcttttaaaatatcCTTTGCATAATTTAAATATTGCTAAAGCTaacctgtttaaaaaaaaagctaattgTTCATTTATGCTGCAGATATCAACCAGAGTGGTGTAGTGTTGTGATATTAAAAGTGTACTGTGATACTGCTACAactatttttatcatattatcaGGACCAAATGAGATCAAATTGTTGACTTCCTCCTTCGTGTAAGTGCTTCGTCTTTACAGCACTTTAAAGGATCCTGAATGTGCTGATAAGTACAAACCGCTGTCCTTTGACGCAGCATTGAATATTTACAAGTGATTAACTCTCAGCTATCTCTAAAATGCCTAATCACAGTACTTTAGACAAGACGCGGACCACAAATTATTTATTGCCACACAGAAGGTGGTGTGCTGCCAGATGATgctaaatgtgtctgtttttgtgatGTATAATGCATAGCCGGAGCACCTCTCACCAGTCATTTCGTCCATAATTAATGAGGCTCTTCCTCGTAGTATTGATACAGCAAAGACATGCAGTTCTGTATCTAGTAAAGGGCATCAGGAAACAGAACAGGGCCACGCTGCACCAACTGACAGCTAGTTTGCAGTTGTTTGAACACAGAAAACATGCTCCATAAATTTAAGATTTGAGGAAATGTGACACCATCTGTCTAAAGCAATGATGTATACTCTTCTGATTGAAAAGGATacaaatacttaaaatattATGGAAATCAGTGACACACTGTGAGGATGCACCTCAGGCTGCAAAATGGGGCTGAGtttaacaaaatacaataataaaaaacagcagagaaggacaaaaagacaaagtcaCTGTGCCTGCTGCTTGCCTCCTTAATACCTTATATAATCATAAACCCAATCCTTCTAAATCGCAGTCAATCACatatttttcaattaaaaaaactgacTGTTTCATTGCAGGTAGAGGACACAGCCAAGGAGACATTACACTTAATtgtcagtaaaatgtttcaaataattaTCATGACTCAAATCCAGACTAAAACCCCAGCAGCTTTACCACAGGAGGACAGCAGGGCACCTGTGTGATGTTTGGACTGAGCCTGGAAAGCAGTTTTTGGATCAACTAACcgaataaatatttaaatttgttgCTGCTTTCTCAGGTCACTGCAGTGCCTCTTCTCATTTCACCACTATTTTGTTTTATCCAGCACACTCTAGTGGTTTAAAGTTATAAAAGAGTTCAGGGGCTTGAAGAAGCTCAACAGCGCTCCCCAGTGCCCTGAAAAAACATGACCGTCATTCAATGTTCAAGGTCCACATAATGAAGCAAACACGAGAAGACTGATTTGATCTATAAAACTAACACCACAATGTTTTGATGCTTTTCTCCATCCAGGTCGATCGTGAGAATTGGTGGTGAAACTTCTGATGCACTCATACTGAAGATGAGTCACTTGTTTCCAGTCAGCCACACAGTTTGCAGTATGAGTAATCCAACAGTGCTGGTGGACCACTGGGTCGGCCCATGCACTCAGGCAGTGAATCCGATAGGCCAGATGGGGTTTGGACTCAAGAGGGGCGATGTGCATGGAGGGATTTCCAATATGTGAGGGtggtgtttgaaatgtgtttcataTTAACAGACTGTCAAAAACACCTTCAACtcttttaccttttaaaaacaatttatgACAATTACAACAAGAAATATCTGAATATCTATATACACAAATACCAGTAATAGTGTAATCAGTATCTGTGTTATGAAGaggtctttgtttgtttgagtgtgtgtgtttgcgtgtgccTTACCCTGGTCTATGTTGTGCTGTGGTAGCTGGCTCATCTGACTGTGGACCACACCTGCGTAATTTCGGAGAAAAGCCTCTTCACTTGGCGTGAGCTGAAGACGGGTAAACAAATTTCCAGTTATAACAGAAGCTCAAATTGAATAGGACAGAGAAATAGTAACACCTTTTATTGATGTTGTTGATTGTAATGATTACAGCTTACAACCATGTAGACAATTTTAATTCTAGTATCAGAAGTTCATTTGCAGACATTTGCTTGGAAACTATCGTAATAAAAAACTTGTGCAATAGTTAAAAAATATGCAGATCCTCAAGATTACGTCCACACAGACTGAGCATTAACAACATCATAGTTACAGCTGATCCCCATGGCACGGACACCGATCCCAAACTAACTTTTTAACACTTCTTTCTATGAGTCACCTCAATCAAAGAATGAAACTCATATCTGTAAGTGTCAGAGTATGAGAGGGGCATATCTTTTAAATTATTGTTTAATCTCtagattgttttaaaaatgaagtaTGAATATGACTTCTTCAGCTTGTTATGCTATAATTTAAGATTTGATGGAGGACAGGTTTGTAGACAAAATGTTGCCGTCTGATAACCTTTTAGAATGCAATTAAGTTAATGTCTCTCATGAGGCTGCAAACTGCTATCTCTGCTGACGTCTTCTACACTGTCAAAATTGGCATTTAGACAACAATCCCTATCACTACATGAGTTGAACAGAAAACCCATCTGTGGAGCTGCTGTCTGCTCTGCCTGGTGTAGACATGCTAAATCTGGTGGAGACATTTACCGGGTGACAGTCGATTTGACAAGCGTGTCTCCTCTCCATAAATACTGAAAACCCAGTTTTCAGAGAACCAGCAGACCCTTTTCTGATTGTTTTAAAGGTCCtccaacaaaattaaaaatgtatttcatttttttcagtgaAATAAGCTTCAGTTTGCTCTGTCATCATATCTTCAACAGAAAATAGGTGCTCTTGCTCTCAGGGCGCAACTTTTCAGGGTAGGTCAATTCAAGTTCTCCCTGTGCTTCTGAAAGCAACCATCTTACCCATGATGTCTTGACATGATCATTTCAAAATGGTGTGAATAGCCATGTTGGAAAAGCTTATTATAGGCAGATTTCAGAAGATGAGATGGACTGTGTCATATTTGTGAGACTTTTGCGAGTATGAGCTGGTCAATAATTTTTTCTAAATTAAGTTTCGAGTCAAGACGCTGTACTTACATTTGATCCCATTTTCTTAAGCATGAGCAGGACCCGCACTTTCTGTTGGATGTACATGTCTTCAGGAGACTTCCCCGGGGCCTCCTCGCGGTTCATCCCCCCTGCTCCTGTggctctgcacacacaaacaaatcaagatAACAGAAGACCTGTGAGAAGTCACAgctatacaaacacacacagttatagTAGAGGGGTAGTTTCAGGCACACTCTAATAGCTGAGATGATAAATTAATACTCCACTAAAAATCGTTTGACTGAGAGCTCTCACCACTGCAGCCTTGAAAAGTGAGACTTTCAAGCAGGTCACTACAGAGTGATTCAACTCGTCAACAGTTCTGTATTGAATACTGCTCCAACAGAACGTTTTATATAATCCATGTCAGTGCTTTTAATTACAAGGTTTAGACTCATATAGGCTACCTCCAAGCTAGTATATTTAGTTTAAATCAGACTTTAACAACTAAAAAAGTCTCCGTCCAGAAAAGCGTTTCAGAAATTATTACtcttttataaacatacatgacCATTCATTTACACTAAGACCATTCATGTACTCTAAGCACACGTGAGCTGGAAGCAGATCGTCTACTCTGCAGAAAATACTATGaacaagaaacaacaataagCAGGGATTTATTTTCGGGGACCAACGACAAGGTGGAACTCTTACTGAtggtaaagctgctttcagacataaaaCTCTGATGTCACACATGAAGATTCAAGTGCTTTAGGTAATAAAGGCTGATGCAGATGtccattttcctgttgttaacaCGTCTGATGCTTCTGCTTCTATCGATACAAAAACACAgctccagagttttcaaactaaaacatgacCCAGCATCCTTTTCAAATGATTTGTGTGGATGCCTCTATAGTCCGCAGCATTGaactaataataaatattattacaaaaacataaaaaactgaCTTGATTCAACTATTAAATGTTTCTCTTATCTGGAACTGGATGGTTTACTATAGCATAAATGATATTGATGATGTGTGTGATAAACACCATATTCATATAATCCAAAAAGGGATGATATTAGACATCAGTAGCCTTGCCTTGTGTAGTCACAGTAGTTTTGGCACTACACAACATGAATAGcttttattaatattgtatGGCATTTTCCACACAGATCTCACCACTGCCTGCTCtttccatctcttcttctccatctaACTAATGACCTATTTTCACCGTCAGTCTGCAGAGATGTGAAATATaggcaaaggaggagaaaaaagtggGCGAGGGGGAGGCGATAAAAGAAGCTGCCAAAGCTAATGCGGATGACAGAAAAGAGATAGGTTCCGCTGTGATAGCGCACACATCAAGGTCGGCTGCTGTCGCATCAGATATCCTTTACAACGCACCAACAAGATGAGGCATACAGCACTGCTTGATTCCTTACCTAAATTTTCTAGTAGAAAAAGCTAAAACACGCAGATGGAATAACTAACTGAAAAGTCGAAAGAGAATTCTGGACATAAAAAATGAGATCAGCATGCAAGTCAGGATTTGTTTTCCCCAAAGAATTTTTCATGAAAGCCTATGGGAGCCACAGCGACTATGATAGTTCTGGCAATTTATTTCAGCCTCTTATCTATACAAAGGACCACTAATGCATGTTGACAGGCTGTTTGATGTGGGGTTATATTTAATTGAGGAGCTGGCTTGCTGTCCCTTCTTTCCCAGAGCCCAGGATGAATGAGGCACCGTTAGCCATTGGCTGACGTTTGGGTGCCACTGAGTGTATGGATTCATCCAGATCAGAGCAGCTGGAGAGCATGCTTGTGGCTACAGTCCTTATCAATATAACAACCTTTAGTGGCCAATTCCTGTGAACACCTAACACATGACTTTGtcctcttgtttgttttcagtcacaAAAAACTGTAGAAGAGCAATGGATACGGGGCAGATAAATACATAAGTTATTCACTCCAACCGACCAAACATCAGGCACAGTTTAATTGGAGAACGACTGAAGACTCAAAGCAAGACAGACATGAAAAGATGGAGCGTGTGCTGGTGTGAGTTCAGTAGCTCAGTAAACCTTTGGGGTATTGgtggtgtgtgaatgtgttaggGTGGGGGtagtgatggagagaggatgTTGGTGGAGGGTGTAGTGTGGGGGGTGGTAGTGGCTTCAATCGGCAGCAGTGACACGTTTGATCACGTCTCCACGCCTCAGACAAATAGGAGAGCTGAGACTCCAGGCACAGAGACCAACCGGcgagatgacacacacacagtatgaatAAAGATAGAGACTCAGGAGCACAAATCTGCCAGCCACAGAAACATGCTGGGAATAAACCGGTCACTGCGTACGAGCAGATGAAAAATAGAGGATGAAGAACTGAAGAACAGGATTCTGTGA
This sequence is a window from Paralichthys olivaceus isolate ysfri-2021 chromosome 6, ASM2471397v2, whole genome shotgun sequence. Protein-coding genes within it:
- the ctnnbip1 gene encoding beta-catenin-interacting protein 1, whose amino-acid sequence is MNREEAPGKSPEDMYIQQKVRVLLMLKKMGSNLTPSEEAFLRNYAGVVHSQMSQLPQHNIDQGAEDVVMAFSRSETEDRRQ